AAAACTTATAAATATAGATTGTCAGTTAATCATAGTTAGCCATGCACTTTTTTATTGAAAGCTGGTGATTTTTATGCACCCTCTTACAAGGAAAGAATGAAATATTATGttagtattttttttaaaaaaagttggtTAGCAAACACAAAATATATTACAATACCATTTTTCATGAAAATAAAAATATATTAGTTTTATGTTACGATGTGAAATGTTTTAAATGTTTAAATAATCAAAATGAGTGATATGATAACATGTATTTATGAACACATTACTACTACCTCTATCCAGATTTGTGAAGCGGCCATGGAATTTTAGTCATCAATTTGATTTGCGAAACATATGATGCCTCTAAATAGTATATACtctctccgatccatattaattgttatTGCTTTAGTACTGAAGGGGCTAATGGAATTTATCATCGGATGAGTTGAAAGAGTCAGTAAGAAAACACAAAAAACAGATTCCAATACTGTTTTTCATGAAAATGTAAAAATATTTGCGTCAACCTCGCTACTGAATTGTTTTAAACGTTTAAATAATAAAAAATGATGAAAGTTTTAGTGCTATTGACAATATGTATTTACGAACAAAGTACTGCCTCTATCCGGGTTTGTAAAGAGGGCATGGTTTTCGTCATCAAATTGACTAGCGAAATGTATGTTGCCTGTAGAAATATATGAAGAAAAAAAGTTTGTAATCAGATATACTGAAACATTTCTCAAAAGAAAAATGGCGATCCATATGTAATGAAATGGGATGATTTAGAAAAAATGGAATGAGAAATTCGAAGAGGAATGGAGTGTACACACCAGTCCACGTCAAACGGCAAAACACACGCCATCCCATAATAATCCACAAAGAAAACATAAATCAGAGGCGAAAGCCCGATAATACCCCCGCTGGACTCACGCACGCACACGCGGCCCCCGATACTTATTCACCCCCGACGCCTACTATTCCATCTATTTTTCCTTTCGCCCAGGCAACCCACCCCTCCTCGTCCATCTcgctctcctctcctcaccacgTCCACGCCCTAcccatctcgccgccgccgccgccgccaccgcggccaGAGCCGGAGCGGCTGCAGGGGCGGGGGTTGAGGGCGCGACGTCGCCCCCGGCCATGGTGATCTCGGCGGAGCCGCCGCCCGCGGCTCTGCCGTCGGATCCCACCGCGGGAGGCGGCGCCGGGGAGGCGGGGGGCGCGGCCGTGGAGGCGGTGATTACGCCGTCGAGCGCGCGCCGCGGGGCCCTGTCGTCGCTCCCGTCGACGCTGAAGACGTGGGGGAGCCACCGGATGCTGCGCTGCGCCCCCGTCAACCGCGCCGGCGACGCCATCGCCCCGGCCAGGCGGTCCTCCTCGCAGCAGCTCGACGAGGTCAGCGAGaggctcctcctcggcctccgcgaggcttcggcggcggcggcggcggcgcccggcGGTGGCAGCGCCGCGGAGGACGACGAGTCCCCGGGGGCCGGCGAGGCGGCCTCTCCGCGTCCGTCGAAGGCGCGCACCCGACGACGCCGCCGCGCCTTGATGCCGTCCCCCGCGCCCGGCGCGAGCGCCTCGCCCCAGGCGTCGGAGCGCGAGCGGAGGCTGGTCCGCGCCGACGCGCTCGACAGGGCGCGGTTCTCCGCGACGCTCTCCGCCGAGGAGATCGAGGAGGACGTGTACGCGCTGACCGGcgcgcgcccgcgccgccgcccccggcgcCGCCGGCCCCGCGCCGTGCAGAAGCAGCTCGATGTGAGTTCGTCCCTCCGCCCCGTGCCTCCTCTGCTCCTCCCCTCCCCTTACATTCCAGCCCCTGCCGCTCCTCCCTCAGGGACCCGTTTGTAATTCCGTGAAACTCCCCGTCCCCAGATGCTACTTCCCGGCGCGTGGCTATCGGAGATCACCGCCGAGTTCTACCGGGTGCCGGACGATCGCTGACCCGCTCCCGCTCAACTCAACCCAACAGTAAGCA
The Triticum dicoccoides isolate Atlit2015 ecotype Zavitan chromosome 3A, WEW_v2.0, whole genome shotgun sequence genome window above contains:
- the LOC119271012 gene encoding uncharacterized protein LOC119271012, which translates into the protein MVISAEPPPAALPSDPTAGGGAGEAGGAAVEAVITPSSARRGALSSLPSTLKTWGSHRMLRCAPVNRAGDAIAPARRSSSQQLDEVSERLLLGLREASAAAAAAPGGGSAAEDDESPGAGEAASPRPSKARTRRRRRALMPSPAPGASASPQASERERRLVRADALDRARFSATLSAEEIEEDVYALTGARPRRRPRRRRPRAVQKQLDMLLPGAWLSEITAEFYRVPDDR